A window of the Ostrea edulis chromosome 1, xbOstEdul1.1, whole genome shotgun sequence genome harbors these coding sequences:
- the LOC125673815 gene encoding uncharacterized protein LOC125673815 has protein sequence MAMFPNASRGYMPFVTGQHHKKAIALAKQKQAKAGKSDKKRKTKTYLVTLRDKSGATYTYTVRTDGTKSMPVLCDSKITLGATASLPNLGLTSPIQKMLYSRDDLDVKDEKKGGIFSSFFRFIKEKTGKSKGGKSKRKPKTLDQRKRQRTISAMSNLDPIQESPDEEEYEDCGDEEDDDSYTHSESDSSSVNSESEPNSENVSLCEADLKSIEKINIQVKS, from the coding sequence ATGGCTATGTTTCCTAACGCCTCCCGCGGTTACATGCCGTTTGTTACTGGACAACATCACAAAAAAGCTATTGCTCTGGCCAAACAGAAACAAGCGAAGGCTGGGAAAAGTGACAAGAAGCGGAAGACGAAGACTTACCTAGTGACATTGCGGGACAAAAGTGGAGCCACGTACACGTACACCGTGCGAACAGATGGAACTAAATCTATGCCCGTTCTATGTGATTCTAAAATCACTCTTGGTGCTACAGCCTCGCTTCCTAATCTTGGACTTACCAGCCCCATTCAAAAAATGTTGTACTCGAGAGACGATCTTGATGTGAAAGATGAGAAGAAAGGAGGAATCTTCAGTTCATTCTTCAGATTCATCAAAGAGAAAACTGGGAAGAGTAAGGGCGGAAAATCAAAGAGAAAGCCCAAAACCCTAGACCAGAGAAAACGACAGAGAACAATCTCTGCGATGTCCAACTTGGATCCAATTCAGGAGAGTCCTGATGAAGAAGAATATGAGGATTGTGGTGATGAAGAGGACGATGATTCCTACACTCATAGCGAGTCAGACAGTTCCAGCGTTAATAGCGAATCTGAACCCAACAGTGAAAACGTCAGTCTATGTGAAGCGGATCTCAAGTCCATCGAGAAGATCAACATCCAAGTTAAATCTTGA